The following is a genomic window from Methanoplanus sp. FWC-SCC4.
TTTCCCTGAAAAGATAGACCTGGCGTTTTTTTGCAATTTCCTCCGGAAAAGGGTTTTTTAATTCCAGAATCGCATTTTTACCGGGAGTCAGACTGAGTGTTCCTGTTACTGGTTCATCACCCAGTCCGGGTATCTGCCATTTACCGTTTATTAATAAAGTTTCTCTCATTTTATCTCTGAAATATGAACCGGCTGTTTTTTGTTTATAGTATAGCAGAAGTATTAATATTAATTATTAAAAATACTCATAAATCAAAAATTATCATTAAAAAATAATTATTGATAAGAGGTCTGATTCTAAAAAGGGATTAATATTTAGTATTGATTTTTAATTAGCCTGAGATTGAATAAAAAATATTCTGGATTTCAGGAATTATTTTTTTGTGACTGAATGTATACATTAACTGCGGCAGTAATTGCTGCGGCTTCTTTACCATGTCTTAGAGATTCTGCAAGGTTTTGCATTCTTGTCTCTTCTTCACGAAGATAACGTCCCAGACTGTTTTTGATATGTTCTTCTTTTAGAAAATGCGTGTGAGTATTCCCTGCGACGAATTCTTTGTTATTCATAATTGCATGGTGAAGAGGCAATGTTGTCCTTACACCAAGAATTACATATTCATATATCGCCCTTCTCATTCTTTCAATTGATTCCTGCCTGTCAACACCCCATGAACAGAGCTTTGAAATCATCGAATCATACATTGGAGGAATTGAGTACCCCATATGGATACCGGAATCCACTCTTATTCCCGGACCGCCCGGCGATCTGTACCTGACTATCTTACCTGGATCGGCTGTGAAATTATTAAGTGGATCTTCGGCATTAATGCGGCACTCAATTGCATGTCCGTGTAAATTTATGTCTTCCTGTGAAAGTGAGAGCTCTTCTCCGGCGGCTACTTTTATCTGCTGGCGCACAAGATCAATACCGGTAATCATTTCGGTTACGGTATGCTCCACCTGGAGACGGGTGTTCATTTCCATGAAATAATATTCCCCGTCTGAGTAAAGGAATTCAACAGTGCCTGCATTATAATATCCCGATACTTCAGCCACTTTAAGTGCTGATTGCGACATCTTTTCACGGAGTTCATCGGTCATAATCGGACATGGAGCTTCTTCAACAAGTTTTTGATGTCTTCTTTGAATCGAGCATTCCCTGTCATAGAGATGTACTCTGTTGCCCTGCTGATCACAAAGAACCTGAAATTCTATATGGCGTGGTTTAACCAGATATTTTTCAATGAACACTGTTGAGTCACCAAATGCGGATTTGGCAATTCTCATTCCTTTCTCGATAGCCTCTTCAAGTTCTGCCTCGCTTTCGACTATCTGCATTCCAATACCTCCGCCGCCTGCACTGGCCTTGACAATGACAGGATATCCAATATTTCCGGCTATCTTTTTTGCGTCATCAACAGAGGTTACACCATCAGGAGTATATGGCAGAACCGGGACGCCTGCTTTTTCCATCATGTGTTTGGAGCCAAGCTTTGATCCCATCTCTTCAATGCATTTCCAGGAAGGTCCGATGAAAGTAATTCCCTCCTCTTCGCAGAGTTTTGCAAATTCAGAATTTTCAGCTAGAAAACCGTACCCCGGGTGGATGGCCTCGGCACCGGACTGTAATGCTGTTTTGATGATTTTATCCTTGTTGAGATAGCTTTTGGAAGGGTGTGCTTCTCCCACAAGGTATGCTTCATCTGCATATTTCACATGGAGTGAATTTTTATCCGGTTCTGAATATATGGCTACAGTTTCTATACCCAGTTCTCTGCATGCCCTCATTACACGGATTGCAATTTCGCCGCGGTTTGCTATGAGTATTTTATTGAAGTACTTCATTCAATCACCAGCAAAACGTCTCCGTTCTGCACAGTGTCGCCAGCATCGACAAAAATC
Proteins encoded in this region:
- a CDS encoding acetyl-CoA carboxylase biotin carboxylase subunit, with amino-acid sequence MKYFNKILIANRGEIAIRVMRACRELGIETVAIYSEPDKNSLHVKYADEAYLVGEAHPSKSYLNKDKIIKTALQSGAEAIHPGYGFLAENSEFAKLCEEEGITFIGPSWKCIEEMGSKLGSKHMMEKAGVPVLPYTPDGVTSVDDAKKIAGNIGYPVIVKASAGGGGIGMQIVESEAELEEAIEKGMRIAKSAFGDSTVFIEKYLVKPRHIEFQVLCDQQGNRVHLYDRECSIQRRHQKLVEEAPCPIMTDELREKMSQSALKVAEVSGYYNAGTVEFLYSDGEYYFMEMNTRLQVEHTVTEMITGIDLVRQQIKVAAGEELSLSQEDINLHGHAIECRINAEDPLNNFTADPGKIVRYRSPGGPGIRVDSGIHMGYSIPPMYDSMISKLCSWGVDRQESIERMRRAIYEYVILGVRTTLPLHHAIMNNKEFVAGNTHTHFLKEEHIKNSLGRYLREEETRMQNLAESLRHGKEAAAITAAVNVYIQSQKNNS